A stretch of the Streptomyces ortus genome encodes the following:
- the gap gene encoding type I glyceraldehyde-3-phosphate dehydrogenase, translated as MTVRVGINGFGRIGRNYLRCVLERAETGSGTAVEVVAVNDITSPAALAHLLEFDSTYGRLRRTVAHDDTSITVDGHRVAVTAERDPAALAWGDLGVDVVIEATGRFRTREDAGLHLKGGARKVLLSVPGKNVDATVVMGVNEATYDPDSDHVVSNASCTTNCVAPMVKVLDDAFGIDKGLMTTIHGYTNDQVVLDGPHKDPRRGRTAAVNIIPTSTGAARAVGLVLPELAGTLDGLAVRVPVEDGSLTDLTLVLDRAVSVEEVNTAFREAADGPLHGILRVSDAPIVSRDVIGDPASCVFDAPLTQVHGDLVKVFGWYDNEWGYTNRLLDLTEYVAARLPGS; from the coding sequence ATGACCGTGCGGGTAGGAATCAACGGCTTCGGACGCATCGGACGCAACTACCTGCGCTGCGTCCTGGAGCGGGCCGAGACCGGAAGCGGCACGGCCGTCGAGGTGGTCGCGGTCAACGACATCACCTCCCCGGCGGCCCTCGCCCATCTGCTGGAGTTCGACTCCACCTACGGCAGGCTGCGCCGTACCGTCGCCCACGACGACACGTCGATCACGGTCGACGGGCACCGCGTCGCGGTGACGGCCGAACGCGATCCGGCGGCCCTGGCGTGGGGCGACCTGGGTGTGGACGTGGTCATCGAGGCGACCGGCCGCTTCCGTACCCGCGAGGACGCCGGACTGCACCTGAAGGGCGGCGCCCGCAAGGTGCTGCTGTCGGTGCCCGGCAAGAACGTCGACGCCACCGTCGTGATGGGCGTCAACGAGGCCACGTACGACCCGGACAGCGACCACGTCGTGTCGAACGCCTCCTGCACGACCAACTGTGTCGCCCCGATGGTCAAGGTCCTCGACGACGCCTTCGGCATCGACAAGGGCCTGATGACCACGATCCACGGCTACACCAACGACCAGGTCGTCCTCGACGGCCCGCACAAGGACCCGCGCCGTGGCCGTACCGCGGCCGTCAACATCATCCCCACCAGTACGGGAGCCGCCCGCGCCGTCGGACTCGTGCTTCCCGAACTCGCTGGCACGCTCGACGGGTTGGCGGTCCGCGTCCCCGTGGAGGACGGTTCCCTCACCGACCTGACCCTGGTGCTCGACCGTGCCGTCTCCGTCGAGGAGGTCAACACCGCCTTCCGCGAGGCCGCCGACGGTCCGCTGCACGGGATACTGCGGGTCTCCGACGCCCCGATCGTCTCCCGCGACGTGATCGGCGACCCCGCCTCCTGCGTCTTCGACGCACCGCTCACCCAGGTGCACGGCGACCTGGTGAAGGTCTTCGGCTGGTACGACAACGAGTGGGGCTACACCAACCGGCTGCTCGACCTCACCGAGTACGTCGCGGCCCGGCTCCCCGGAAGCTGA